The Sphingomicrobium sp. genome has a window encoding:
- a CDS encoding head GIN domain-containing protein yields MRKSYAAVLIAALATAAGCSGVHAEDGGSSVSRNYNVGNFQRIEVAGSYDVEVRTGANPGVSATGSEKLLENTIVEVQGDRLVIHPDKKSSWFRRSIRGHARFTVTVPQLSAASIAGSGDLRIDRIQGARFEGAIAGSGDLDLQNVDVQELKLSIAGSGAVKAGSGKARSAKYEIAGSGDVDAGGIQTQEASISVAGSGDVRAHASGTADVSIMGSGDVELSGGAKCSVSKAGSGDVRCS; encoded by the coding sequence ATGCGCAAGTCCTACGCCGCGGTGCTGATCGCCGCCCTCGCCACCGCCGCCGGCTGCAGCGGCGTTCACGCCGAAGACGGCGGATCGAGCGTGTCGCGCAACTATAATGTCGGCAATTTCCAGCGAATCGAAGTGGCCGGCTCCTATGACGTCGAGGTTCGCACCGGCGCCAACCCGGGCGTGTCTGCCACCGGCTCGGAAAAGCTCCTCGAGAATACGATCGTCGAAGTTCAGGGCGACCGCCTCGTCATCCATCCCGACAAGAAGAGCAGCTGGTTCCGCCGCTCGATCCGCGGCCATGCCCGCTTCACCGTCACGGTGCCGCAGCTGAGCGCCGCGAGCATCGCCGGCTCGGGCGACCTGAGGATCGATCGCATTCAGGGCGCGCGTTTTGAAGGCGCGATTGCCGGTTCCGGCGACCTCGATCTGCAGAACGTCGACGTGCAGGAACTGAAGCTGTCGATCGCAGGCTCCGGGGCGGTAAAGGCCGGGTCGGGCAAGGCGCGTTCCGCCAAGTACGAGATCGCCGGTTCGGGCGACGTCGATGCCGGCGGCATCCAGACTCAGGAGGCGAGCATCTCCGTGGCGGGCTCCGGCGACGTCCGCGCGCATGCGAGCGGCACCGCGGACGTCAGCATCATGGGGTCGGGCGACGTCGAGCTGTCCGGCGGCGCCAAATGTTCGGTCAGCAAGGCGGGCTCTGGCGACGTCCGCTGCTCTTAA
- a CDS encoding DUF2807 domain-containing protein, which produces MRSFLLPAAALIALATPAGAATRNFGITGFTKIRVDGPFKVRLATGVAPFAKASGSASALDRLAISVQGETLVVRSNTAAAGSYSGNDNGLVEISAGTHELSAAWLNGSGSLAIDRVKALKFDLSVQGSGAAEIGQAAVDQLNINALGTASARVGGKAGKLTAVVRGISSLDAAALIVKDATLGAEGAATIAANVSGSVKLDASGPATVRLAGRPACTLRVSGAATVSGCR; this is translated from the coding sequence ATGCGCAGCTTCCTCCTCCCCGCCGCGGCCCTGATCGCGCTCGCGACCCCGGCCGGCGCCGCTACCCGCAATTTCGGGATCACCGGCTTCACCAAGATTCGCGTGGACGGCCCGTTCAAGGTCCGCCTGGCGACCGGCGTCGCACCCTTCGCAAAAGCCTCCGGCTCTGCCTCGGCGCTCGACCGCCTGGCGATCAGCGTCCAGGGCGAGACGCTTGTCGTCCGCTCCAACACCGCCGCGGCCGGCAGCTATAGCGGCAACGACAATGGCCTCGTCGAAATCAGCGCCGGCACCCACGAGCTCAGCGCCGCCTGGCTCAACGGCTCAGGCTCGCTGGCGATCGACCGCGTGAAAGCGCTGAAGTTCGACTTGTCGGTTCAGGGCAGCGGCGCTGCCGAAATCGGCCAGGCAGCCGTCGATCAACTCAACATCAACGCGCTCGGCACCGCGAGCGCGCGTGTCGGCGGCAAGGCCGGCAAGCTGACGGCCGTCGTACGCGGCATCTCCAGCCTCGACGCCGCCGCGCTCATTGTAAAAGACGCGACGCTCGGCGCCGAGGGTGCAGCGACCATCGCCGCGAACGTCAGCGGTTCGGTGAAGCTCGACGCCAGCGGACCGGCGACGGTGCGGCTGGCCGGCCGGCCAGCCTGCACCCTGCGCGTCAGTGGGGCCGCGACGGTGAGCGGCTGCCGCTGA
- a CDS encoding CADD family putative folate metabolism protein, whose product MSVSNAIDIKVAERAMLKHPFYQAWTEGRLPLDTLRAYARQYFHHVEAFPRAVSAVHSACEDRDGRRMLAENLAEEEGLDAGKQDHASLWMMFACGLGENADAVRGQELNAETQGLIDTFRKLSRQSYAAGLGALYAYESQFPGVASAKIDGLIDRYGIEDEETLRFFRVHESADVEHSQVCRDLLDRLPEGERQEAVAAGEELAGALWNFLSGVEARATVN is encoded by the coding sequence ATGAGTGTTTCTAACGCGATCGACATCAAGGTGGCGGAGCGGGCAATGCTCAAGCATCCCTTCTACCAGGCATGGACCGAGGGGCGCCTGCCGCTCGACACGCTGCGCGCTTATGCGCGGCAATATTTCCATCACGTCGAAGCCTTCCCGCGCGCGGTGAGCGCGGTGCACAGCGCCTGCGAGGACCGCGACGGCCGCCGCATGCTGGCCGAGAACCTCGCCGAGGAAGAAGGCCTGGACGCCGGCAAGCAGGACCATGCGAGCTTGTGGATGATGTTCGCCTGCGGGCTCGGCGAGAATGCCGATGCCGTGCGCGGCCAGGAACTGAACGCGGAGACTCAGGGGCTGATCGACACCTTCCGCAAGCTGTCGCGCCAGTCCTATGCAGCCGGCCTCGGCGCGCTTTACGCCTACGAAAGCCAGTTTCCTGGCGTCGCGAGCGCCAAGATCGACGGGCTGATCGACCGCTATGGCATCGAGGACGAGGAGACGCTGCGCTTCTTCCGCGTCCACGAGAGCGCCGACGTCGAGCATAGCCAGGTCTGCCGCGACCTGCTCGACCGCTTGCCTGAAGGCGAGCGCCAGGAAGCCGTCGCCGCGGGCGAGGAGCTTGCCGGTGCGCTGTGGAACTTCCTGTCGGGCGTGGAGGCCCGCGCCACCGTCAACTGA
- a CDS encoding GNAT family N-acetyltransferase — protein MSGTEGANMDVSNNEAKHQFEIDLGDTTAVAVYNLLKGKIMFTHTEVPPEHEGKGIGSALIRAGLGYAREHQLQVIPICPFFAAYMKKHEEVQDLLDPSYRNALGLPAG, from the coding sequence ATGAGCGGAACGGAGGGGGCGAACATGGACGTCAGCAACAATGAGGCCAAGCACCAGTTCGAGATCGACCTCGGCGATACCACGGCCGTCGCCGTCTACAATCTGCTCAAGGGCAAGATCATGTTCACCCACACCGAAGTGCCGCCGGAGCATGAGGGCAAGGGGATCGGATCGGCCCTGATCCGCGCCGGGCTCGGCTATGCGCGCGAGCATCAATTACAGGTGATCCCGATCTGCCCCTTCTTCGCGGCCTACATGAAGAAGCATGAGGAAGTGCAGGACCTTCTCGACCCGTCCTACCGTAACGCTCTTGGACTCCCGGCCGGCTAG
- a CDS encoding DUF1489 family protein translates to MTKVAFACRDLAALQQRVASRAAGSELRVPTRMRPKRASELVGGNLYWIVKHRIVGGNEILRFEDREDGRIDIVCCAELVSVSPLFRRAHQGWRYLEESEAPATDDDGSGIGALPPQLYGRLAALALV, encoded by the coding sequence ATGACGAAGGTGGCCTTTGCCTGCCGCGACCTCGCCGCGCTCCAGCAGCGGGTCGCCAGCCGTGCCGCCGGCAGCGAGTTGCGTGTGCCGACGCGGATGCGGCCGAAGCGCGCATCCGAGCTGGTCGGGGGCAATCTCTACTGGATCGTCAAGCACCGCATCGTCGGCGGGAACGAGATCCTGCGGTTCGAGGATCGCGAAGACGGGCGCATCGACATCGTCTGCTGCGCAGAGCTGGTCAGCGTCTCGCCATTGTTCCGCCGCGCCCACCAGGGTTGGCGCTATCTCGAGGAATCAGAAGCGCCAGCAACCGACGATGACGGCAGCGGCATCGGCGCATTGCCTCCGCAGCTGTACGGCCGTCTTGCGGCGCTGGCGCTGGTTTGA
- the mgtE gene encoding magnesium transporter — MSESDDIAAHLVAESNPAHSSAIDEEDRLRPEFVARVLDAVEHGDDETARELVQPLHPADVADLIELAARDERDGLVKALAGIVSPDVLAEMNDFVRDDLLDELEPQQVADIAGQLDTDDAVALIEDLDRDEQQAVLRAMEPDDRAAVEEALSYPEESAGRLMQRDVCAVPEHWDVGRVIDYLRSTEDLPADFWEVFVVNAQHHPVGTCKLSTILRTPRAVAVGDVMQREQTLIPVDMDQEDVALRFQKYALVSAAVIDDAGRLVGMITVDDIVHIIQEEAGEDVLLLSGVGEEGDINEPVTESYRSRVRWLVANLVTALVGASVISHFEGAIERLTVLAVLMPIVAGVGGNAGTQTLAVTVRAIATNQLTGSNRWRAVGREIRVAMLNGITVAALIGVGVTLVLGSTSLGLLIGAAMLTNIIVAGFAGVLVPLALERSGADPAVASSVFVTMVTDSMGFLAVLGLATATGIVH; from the coding sequence ATGAGCGAGAGCGACGACATCGCCGCGCATCTTGTTGCCGAATCGAACCCGGCCCATTCCAGCGCCATCGACGAGGAAGACCGGCTGCGGCCCGAATTCGTTGCGAGGGTGCTCGACGCCGTCGAGCATGGCGACGACGAAACCGCGCGCGAGCTGGTCCAGCCGCTCCACCCCGCCGACGTTGCCGACCTGATCGAGCTTGCCGCTCGGGACGAGCGCGACGGGCTGGTCAAGGCGCTGGCCGGGATCGTCAGCCCCGACGTGCTCGCGGAAATGAACGACTTCGTCCGCGACGATTTGCTCGACGAGCTCGAGCCGCAGCAGGTCGCGGACATTGCCGGGCAGCTGGACACCGATGACGCCGTCGCGCTGATCGAGGACCTCGACCGCGACGAGCAGCAGGCGGTGCTCCGGGCGATGGAGCCGGACGATCGCGCCGCCGTCGAAGAGGCGCTGAGCTACCCCGAGGAATCGGCCGGCCGCCTGATGCAGCGGGACGTCTGCGCGGTGCCGGAGCATTGGGACGTCGGCCGGGTGATCGATTATCTCCGCTCGACCGAGGACCTGCCGGCGGACTTCTGGGAAGTGTTCGTCGTCAATGCGCAGCACCATCCGGTCGGCACCTGCAAATTGTCGACCATCTTGCGGACCCCGCGCGCGGTCGCGGTCGGCGACGTCATGCAACGCGAGCAGACGTTGATCCCGGTCGACATGGACCAGGAAGACGTCGCGCTTCGCTTCCAGAAATATGCGCTCGTGTCCGCCGCCGTCATCGACGATGCCGGTCGGCTGGTGGGCATGATCACCGTCGACGACATCGTCCACATCATCCAGGAAGAAGCCGGCGAGGACGTGCTGCTCCTGTCGGGTGTCGGCGAAGAAGGCGACATCAACGAGCCCGTCACCGAGAGCTATCGCTCGCGCGTGCGGTGGCTGGTCGCCAACCTCGTCACGGCGCTGGTCGGCGCTTCGGTCATCAGCCATTTCGAAGGCGCGATCGAGCGGCTGACCGTCCTTGCCGTGCTGATGCCGATCGTCGCCGGCGTCGGCGGCAATGCCGGAACGCAGACGCTGGCCGTCACGGTCCGCGCGATCGCCACCAACCAGCTCACAGGCTCCAACCGGTGGCGCGCGGTCGGCCGCGAAATCCGCGTTGCGATGCTGAACGGGATCACCGTCGCTGCGCTGATCGGCGTCGGGGTGACCCTGGTGCTCGGAAGCACGTCGCTCGGGCTGCTGATCGGCGCGGCGATGCTGACCAACATCATCGTCGCCGGGTTCGCCGGCGTGCTGGTGCCGCTCGCGCTCGAACGGTCGGGCGCCGACCCGGCGGTGGCCAGCAGCGTCTTCGTCACGATGGTCACTGATTCGATGGGCTTCCTCGCCGTACTCGGCCTCGCCACCGCGACTGGAATCGTCCACTAA